In the Desulfobacterales bacterium genome, TATGCCCACGGCATCCGCAACATGCTCTGCCTTTCCGGGGACCACTGCCAGTTCGGCGACCACCCCCAGGCCAGAGGCGTGTTTGACATCGACTCCATGCAGCTCATCAGCATGGTCAAGAAAATGCGGGACGAAGGAAAATTTCTGGGAGGGGCCGACCTGGAGCACCCCCCCCAAATATTCATCGGCGCTGCCGCCAATCCCTTTGCCGACCCATTTGAATGGCGCGTTCACCGCCTGGCCAAGAAAATAAACGCCGGGGTGGACTTTATTCAAACCCAGTGCATCTACAACATGGAAAAGTTCCGTAAATATATCCAGCAGGCCAATGACATGGGGCTGACCGAAAAAGCGTATATCCTTGCCGGGGTCACCCCCATGAAGAGCGTCGGCATGGCCAAGTACATGAAAAACCGGGTGCCGGGAATGGATGTGCCCGATGACATCATCGCCCGCCTCCAGGGCGTTGCCAAAGACCAGCAGGCTGAAGAAGGCATCAAGATCGCCCTTGAGCAGATTGAAGAATTCAAGGAGATGAAAGGCGTGGCCGGCGTCCACCTCATGGCCATTGAATGGGAGCACAAGGTCCCGGAGATCGCCGAACGGGCCAAGGTCCTGCCGCGTCCCACGGTGGAGTGATACGGTCTGAAAATACGCTTTCGCTAAAAAGGCCCGGGGGTAAAACCCCGGGCTTTTTTTGTTTTA is a window encoding:
- a CDS encoding methylenetetrahydrofolate reductase, which codes for MKAGSNLEKVLTAGHFAFTGELGPPRGTDAEEVRKKAAFLKGNVDAVNITDNQTAVVRMASWAACIILIQEGLEPNFQMVCRDRNRLAMQADILGAYAHGIRNMLCLSGDHCQFGDHPQARGVFDIDSMQLISMVKKMRDEGKFLGGADLEHPPQIFIGAAANPFADPFEWRVHRLAKKINAGVDFIQTQCIYNMEKFRKYIQQANDMGLTEKAYILAGVTPMKSVGMAKYMKNRVPGMDVPDDIIARLQGVAKDQQAEEGIKIALEQIEEFKEMKGVAGVHLMAIEWEHKVPEIAERAKVLPRPTVE